The following coding sequences are from one Coffea arabica cultivar ET-39 chromosome 11e, Coffea Arabica ET-39 HiFi, whole genome shotgun sequence window:
- the LOC113719407 gene encoding uncharacterized protein: MICPVCGDEIETVEHMLFTCPRAQFVWKLASVRWEGLRELQDNLWRWWEAVAQTGTKESGTEHISLTANIMWNIWKARNKVAFEQKRKEAKEICLKAQQEWQEYEEVRQQEEGYKKTAGDTGKPKPGKEPVLDGVIRISTDAALNARTIRTGKGIVARHWTGEIIRARGVVEQKKGDALMEETLIVRLALQMAPEEGWGKIAIFSDCKTATDYINGNNVQDGILATILEDIADMVQVFDYCTISWMPRSLNTASHRLACFASQLVNDVNWVNQCPNWLKEANRLDDRAYAHFVSNPCRIKC; this comes from the coding sequence ATGATATGTCCTGTCTGTGGAGATGAAATAGAAACTGTCGAGCATATGCTTTTCACTTGCCCAAGAGCTCAATTTGTATGGAAATTGGCATCAGTCAGATGGGAGGGGCTGAGAGAACTACAAGATAATCTATGGAGATGGTGGGAGGCGGTGGCGCAGACAGGAACTAAGGAGTCTGGGACAGAGCACATAAGTCTAACAGCAAACATCATGTGGAACATTTGGAAAGCAAGAAACAAGGTGGCCTTTGAGCAAAAAAGGAAGGAGGCAAAGGAGATATGTTTGAAAGCACAACAAGAATGGCAGGAGTATGAGGAAGTGAGGCAACAGGAGGAGGGGTACAAAAAGACGGCAGGAGATACGGGCAAGCCTAAACCAGGGAAGGAACCAGTGCTAGATGGAGTTATTAGAATTAGTACAGATGCAGCCCTTAATGCGAGAACGATAAGAACAGGGAAGGGAATAGTGGCTAGGCATTGGACAGGCGAGATTATTAGAGCAAGGGGAGTAGTAGAGCAGAAGAAGGGGGATGCTCTAATGGAAGAAACTTTAATCGTTAGATTAGCTCTCCAAATGGCTCCTGAAGAAGGTTGGGGGAAGATAGCCATCTTCTCAGACTGTAAAACGGCTACTGACTACATTAATGGCAACAATGTTCAAGATGGAATCCTAGCAACCATCCTGGAAGACATTGCAGATATGGTTCAAGTTTTTGACTACTGCACGATTTCTTGGATGCCTAGATCTCTTAATACAGCAAGTCATAGGCTAGCATGTTTTGCTTCTCAGCTAGTTAATGATGTTAATTGGGTAAATCAGTGCCCAAACTGGTTAAAGGAGGCTAATAGATTAGATGACAGGGCTTATGCTCATTTTGTAAGTAATCCTTGTAGGATCAAGTGTTAA
- the LOC113718681 gene encoding auxin-induced protein 15A-like gives MAIRLPRIIQAKQILRRSSKDVLKGYIAVYVGESEKKRFVVPISYLNQPAFQELLSQAEEEFGFDHPMGGLTIPCREDKFIDVTSCLS, from the coding sequence ATGGCCATCCGCCTGCCTCGTATTATTCAAGCTAAGCAAATCCTAAGACGGTCTTCAAAGGATGTTTTGAAGGGCTACATTGCGGTGTATGTTggagaaagtgaaaagaaacGATTTGTGGTTCCCATTTCTTACCTGAATCAGCCTGCATTCCAAGAATTGTTGAGTCAAGCTGAGGAAGAATTTGGCTTTGATCATCCAATGGGGGGTTTGACAATCCCTTGCAGAGAAGACAAGTTCATTGATGTGACCTCTTGCTTGAGTTAA